The following is a genomic window from Polaribacter atrinae.
TAAATGAACCAAGTGACTTAACAAGAGATCATATTAGTAAAAGAGTAGGTTTATATAATGTAAAAACTTACCAAGATATTTATCCTTATCTAGAAGAAGGTTGTTTACTTGATGTAAACACGATTCCTGCAGATTATAAAAAATTCTTTCATCTTACAAGAATTATGAGTTAGATAAATAGGCTTAATACCTTAAAAATTATCGTCTATAATTTTAAATAATGATTGTGTTTTTCTAGAAAGATGGTTAGATAATTCTCTTTGAAGTCTCTGGTTTGTGAGTGATAAGTATCCTTTCTATTGCGATATATTACGTACATAACGCTATCAAACAAGACGTTTGGTAATGAGGTTGATAATTTTAAGAAAAAATTTTAACGATCTTTCTTTGGTATTGAGAAAGGTGTGTCATCCAATCTCAGTAACGTTCTACGTTGATAAGATTTATTAAATATTGTTATTTAGGTTCTAATTAAATAAAGATATTCTTAAAAATGAAGCCTTTTGTCAAAAAGGCTAATAGACAACTTCGTAGCAAATATTAACGATTTTTTTATTTAAATTTAGACTTTGTAAATAAAAAATAGAAATTCAATTTTATTGTGATGAAAATTTATAAGTTAGAAACGGTCAATGAAAATGTTTTAAAAGCATTTAGAAAGTTAATTCCGCAATTGAGTACTAGTTGTGTTTTACCTAGCCAAAAAGATATAGAGGATATTGTTAATTCTAGCAACACAATACTTTTTATAGCCGAAGAAAACAATAATATATTAGGTACACTAACGCTTGTTTTTAATAAGATTCCAACGGGTAATAAAGTTTGGATAGAAGATGTAGTGGTAGATAATGATGCAAGAGGCAAAGGAGTGGGAGAGAAATTGACTCAATTTGCTATAGAGTATACAGCTAATAAAGAAATTAAAAGTGTCAATTTAACATCGAGTCCAGATAGAGTTGCTGGTAATAAACTATATCAAAAATTAGGTTTCATTAAAAGAGATACGAATGTTTATAGACTAACAATCGAATAGTTATTAGAGGTTGAGCTAGGAGTCAACCTATTTG
Proteins encoded in this region:
- a CDS encoding GNAT family N-acetyltransferase, producing the protein MKIYKLETVNENVLKAFRKLIPQLSTSCVLPSQKDIEDIVNSSNTILFIAEENNNILGTLTLVFNKIPTGNKVWIEDVVVDNDARGKGVGEKLTQFAIEYTANKEIKSVNLTSSPDRVAGNKLYQKLGFIKRDTNVYRLTIE